In Plasmodium knowlesi strain H genome assembly, chromosome: 7, one DNA window encodes the following:
- a CDS encoding helicase SKI2W, putative yields MAYIYSNLSDFWTSDDEDDEEVDGTEEDAPSSGANAVNIGNATGGVGKYDQMVDEGVKKLSDPPLDQNHELYNYALEDYDENAFEKRENVEINDTYYTGNSPFANVMDSGLNFNINEIMSGLTNNVVDNFSIKSMIEKYDISNFIYNDTLLKYCEAGVAINDDSACNEKLSLNENFHFSCFGPVDYVTPPKGNVKGDAEGGVTTREFPTKDAPTDSAVENIIDEPLEPDFEGDITGQGGELHKSGDATMEGVVPGQTDDKVDDKVGDKVDDKVGDKVDDKDDDKADDRANVKYIRKKWVIEDNHSDVTDFNQNDLLLSYDFELDDFQKRSIKHLNNFKHVFVAAHTSAGKTLIAEHAIAMSIKLNKKAIYTSPIKALSNQKYHEFKNIFKSVGIITGDIKMNVNANCLIMTTEILRNLLYINDNIINNIHCVIFDEVHYVNDNERGFIWEESIIMLPPHVQILLLSATVPNYLEFADWVGFTKKKEIVSISTKKRPVPLLHYIYAYDSIFQIMDENNKIYSSAFKEIYTKVREKEQASGGHGGHHGGHHGGHHGGQSKQAPSAKWSGHDGKNKQPSGGGPGSTPTNNNPPIAYNEYCKQKRRQKLFANEANMKTEIQKLQALIKKLEQDNKLPVVLFCFSRIKCETYAKSMPHLNFLDNKHKSKVHLFIKESIAKLCTQDRELNQIKILSKLLEKGIGIHHSGLLPILKEIVEILFSKGLIKILFATETFAMGINMPAKSVVFTSIYKHDQLKKRILTSSEYTQMSGRAGRRSSDKYGYVYIYCPDKIPDQVQLTEMLMQKAVSLKSKFKVTYNMILKLLINKQINIEKMLFSSFLESCRAVQIPLFKKDLKRKKKLLQSIKQVQCIYANDVKYVSPIENYVQIDCKLKHIGLSLHRKLFSTKSSNCFVIGRVMMLNNIATLHSSIYGVYLGCDKSSNKKKEKVDFAPNSIFFQSHSGAEEESNERFFFLFILPDFMTYEEFLQKMGGEVPGESNTNGVKQPTQMNRTSVMQRNRFPHENINIFENYKNLFSKQSTPTGVQIIHHNSFDTDMHKKHFVVCSNVPLDHISIITNTVIVLPNVKTTAILNNPSNMLLYSLELDRLIEKGNFEPFVLTKMLKSLKCEFYSVLIKQADYLEALKKSQCYSCNMKEKHYEIVCKRNKCINDIENIEQNINAKSLNLYEDLEGRLDVLRHFSFIDEDHNLTVKGKIASYITMTDEITLTQVIFENVLNNLNPPEIAAVLSCFVAPEKKIEESPDLTVNLQDVKMALTNIHSQFEEFYKIIRLKISSEDHWKLCSFKIMFIAYKWALGVSFAELLEQCELEEGLIVRSILRLDDLCRKVKIAFLYLGNVDLAERLETTCTLLRRDIIFMTSLYLQ; encoded by the coding sequence atggcgtatatatattccaaCCTGTCGGATTTCTGGACCAgcgatgatgaagatgatgaggaggtaGATGGGACGGAGGAGGACGCGCCAAGTAGTGGGGCCAATGCAGTGAACATAGGAAACGCTACAGGAGGGGTGGGAAAGTACGACCAAATGGTAGACGAAGGGGTAAAGAAATTGAGCGATCCTCCATTAGATCAGAACCACGAATTGTACAATTATGCCCTTGAAGATTACGATGAAAACGCCTTCGAAAAGCGAGAAAATGTGGAGATTAACGATACATATTACACAGGCAACAGCCCCTTCGCAAATGTGATGGACAGTGGACTGAACTTTAACATAAACGAAATTATGAGCGGACTCACCAATAATGTAGTAGACAATTTTTCCATCAAAAGCATGATAGAAAAGTATGACATTAGTAACTTTATTTATAATGATACTTTGTTAAAATATTGCGAAGCGGGAGTAGCCATAAATGACGATTCCGCATGTAATGAGAAGCTTTCCTTGAATGAAAATTTCCACTTCAGTTGCTTTGGCCCTGTGGATTATGTCACTCCGCCAAAGGGTAATGTGAAGGGGGACGCCGAGGGGGGCGTTACCACAAGGGAGTTTCCAACGAAGGATGCCCCCACGGACAGCGCAGTGGAGAACATAATTGACGAACCCCTTGAGCCAGATTTTGAGGGAGATATAACAGGACAGGGGGGGGAGTTACACAAAAGCGGAGATGCCACGATGGAAGGCGTCGTGCCAGGACAGACCGACGATAAAGTTGACGATAAAGTTGGCGATAAAGTTGACGATAAAGTTGGCGATAAAGTTGACGATAAAGACGATGATAAAGCAGACGATAGAGCGAACGTAAAGTacataaggaaaaagtgggTGATAGAGGACAACCACTCGGATGTCACAGACTTCAACCAAAACGATCTTCTCTTAAGTTACGATTTCGAATTAGACGATTTTCAAAAGAGGTCCATAAAACACCTGAACAATTTTAAGCATGTCTTTGTAGCAGCGCACACATCAGCAGGGAAGACCCTAATAGCAGAGCACGCGATTGCCATGTCAATTAAGTTAAACAAAAAGGCAATATACACGAGCCCCATAAAGGCATTAAGTAATCAAAAATATCATgagtttaaaaatattttcaagaGTGTAGGAATAATAACAGgagatataaaaatgaatgtaaATGCCAACTGCCTAATTATGACAACAGAAATTTTGAGAAACTTACTCTATATAAACGataatataattaataataTACACTGCGTGATTTTTGATGAAGTACATTATGTGAATGATAATGAAAGGGGATTCATATGGGAGGAGTCCATCATTATGTTACCGCCTCATGTTCAGATATTACTACTCAGTGCTACGGTGCCAAATTATCTTGAGTTTGCTGATTGGGTAGGATTtacgaagaagaaggaaattgtaTCCATCTCAACGAAGAAGAGACCCGTACCGCTACTGCACTATATTTATGCGTACGATTCGATCTTCCAAATTATGGACGAAAACAACAAAATTTACTCCTCTGCGTTTAAGGAGATATACACAAAAGTTAGGGAGAAGGAGCAGGCCAGTGGCGGTCATGGTGGTCATCATGGTGGTCATCATGGTGGTCATCATGGAGGGCAGAGCAAACAGGCACCAAGCGCGAAGTGGAGCGGCCACGACGGGAAGAATAAGCAGCCATCAGGAGGGGGTCCAGGAAGTACTCCTACAAATAATAACCCACCAATTGCCTATAACGAATACTGTAAACAGAAAAGGAGACAAAAGCTTTTTGCAAATGAAGCAAATATGAAAacagaaatacaaaaactcCAAGcacttataaaaaaattagaacaGGACAACAAACTCCCAGTGGTCCTTTTCTGCTTCTCAAGAATAAAATGCGAAACATATGCTAAGAGTATGCCCCATTTAAATTTCTTGGACAACAAACACAAATCGAAGGTACATTTGTTCATTAAGGAATCCATAGCAAAGTTATGCACACAAGATAGAGAACTcaatcaaataaaaatattaagcaAGTTACTAGAAAAAGGGATTGGAATACATCACAGTGGGTTACTACCTATATTGAAAGAAATTGTGgaaatccttttttccaaagggTTAATTAAAATATTGTTTGCGACTGAAACCTTTGCCATGGGAATTAACATGCCTGCCAAATCTGTTGTTTTTACTTCTATTTATAAGCATGATCAATTGAAGAAACGAATTTTAACTTCATCGGAGTACACACAGATGTCTGGTAGAGCGGGCAGAAGATCCTCCGACAAGTATGGCTATGTGTACATCTATTGTCCCGATAAAATTCCAGACCAGGTTCAGCTAACCGAAATGCTCATGCAAAAAGCAGTTAGCCTGAAAAGCAAATTTAAGGTCACTTACAATATGATTTTAAAATTGCTCATCAATAAACAAATCAATATAGAGAAAATGCTCTTCAGTTCATTTTTGGAAAGTTGTAGAGCTGTTCAAATTCCTCTCTTTAAGAAAGacttgaagagaaaaaagaaattgttgCAGAGTATAAAACAAGTGCAGTGCATCTATGCAAATGATGTAAAGTACGTGTCGCCAATTGAGAACTACGTACAGATTGACTGCAAGTTAAAACATATCGGATTGAGCTTACACAGAAAACTGTTCAGCACTAAGAGTAGCAACTGCTTCGTTATCGGGAGAGTCATGATGCTAAACAATATCGCCACTCTGCACAGTTCCATCTATGGTGTTTACCTCGGCTGTGACAAGAGTAGcaacaagaaaaaggagaaggtggACTTTGCTCCgaatagcattttttttcagagtCATTCCGGAGCAGAGGAAGAGTCCAATGagaggttctttttcctgttcatCTTACCCGACTTCATGACCTACGAGGAGTTTCTGCAGAAAATGGGGGGAGAAGTTCCAGGGGAGAGTAACACAAATGGGGTGAAGCAGCCCACACAAATGAACCGTACATCGGTGATGCAGCGCAACAGATTTCCCCACGAAAATATTAACATATTCGAAAATTATAAGAACCTCTTTTCCAAACAAAGCACCCCCACAGGGGTTCAAATAATTCACCACAATTCATTCGACACAGATATGCACAAGAAGCATTTCGTGGTTTGCTCCAACGTACCCCTCGATCACATCTCTATCATAACGAACACAGTTATCGTTTTGCCAAATGTGAAGACGACAGCCATTTTGAATAATCCCAGCAATATGTTGCTGTACAGTCTCGAACTCGATAGGCTTatagaaaagggaaattttgAACCATTCGTTCTAACCAAAATGCTAAAGTCGCTAAAGTGTGAGTTCTACTCAGTACTGATAAAACAAGCAGATTATTTGGAGGCCTTAAAAAAATCCCAATGCTACTCATGTaacatgaaagaaaagcactACGAAATTGTGTGCAAAAGAAATAAGTGCATTAACGACATTGAAAATATTGAACAAAACATCAATGCCAAGTCTCTCAATTTGTATGAAGACTTGGAGGGAAGGTTGGATGTCTTGAGgcatttctccttcattgACGAGGATCACAATTTAACAGTTAAGGgtaaaatagctagctataTTACCATGACAGATGAAATTACTCTCACACAGGTTATCTTCGAAAATGTTTTGAATAACTTGAACCCACCCGAAATAGCAGCAGTCTTGTCATGCTTTGTTgctccagaaaaaaaaatagaagaatcACCAGACCTTACTGTTAATCTGCAGGATGTTAAAATGGCCTTGACAAATATTCATAGCCAATTTGAGGAATTCTACAAAATTATTCGCTTGAAAATTAGTTCTGAAGATCACTGGAAATTGTGCAGCTTTAAGATTATGTTCATTGCGTACAAGTGGGCTCTGGGTGTCTCCTTTGCTGAATTGTTGGAGCAGTGCGAACTTGAGGAAGGACTTATAGTGAGGTCGATTTTGCGCTTGGACGACCTTTGCAGGAAAGTCAAAATCGCCTTCCTCTACCTTGGGAATGTGGACTTGGCGGAGCGACTGGAAACCACCTGCACTCTCCTCCGCCGAGACATCATTTTTATGACCTCTCTTTATTTGCAGTGA
- a CDS encoding selenide water dikinase, putative: MRICKQIDPVIDIVIIGFGVRSQLFVDKFLRKNELKGVNIIIICKDNFVFLDDYVQCEETCRESYTDVYNFCKNRNILFINEKVHYVHTESRSIFFASDRNPLNYDFMLCDFDFKSSDLFNTDMSHMNIYPFRNKNLFFYHVHVMYLALMQSTKKEEKRTDVRLYRQCKRALLQAIPLKRFLNFYSYNDRYVDDIFSVYGEAKLSPSISDGGAHMRSEVAAGYPINGKSIFVDAPLEGNRADEDATPRILLISDNNPFGKCLYSEMDKQLRRISAQVHLLYVHVASSEKEKLDFPCRDYLLVREIRGVKEEGEIKEIKFVDIHDKEIIIRYDECINITGMRYPSYVLSFGGDATKCLSVNTFCQCTTDDYLYLLNQIKNYDDYAVCETVYLNIYNKVHGNEYISIEHVKDYILTGDADDELGVSYLLPPTPNLFNHTVNYSYRIVSYILRRSYSYISRNRFLQNGVVSIMYRKREIEKYINGCIASGGREVFSSPSIRTFSLPILKRASHYVELLRGRLLSGDRTNIPIYGQRESHKDDEPSALNRSDSGSTAASRSGSNNRNEEVSIRKKCAPSGSSQRERRTNSSLPEYMYRAYEEEYERRLLVSKETAYRVYQEEGENGTTITIIVQDGSVHKGTPSHSDTKREKVNSYIKESIEKIINRNTCGGCGSKVPSNVLSNSLKGLSVYNSPNVFLGIEACDDCCIFVHSKSKRGEESPALVQTIDFFKSFIDDEYILGEIIAIHCLSDVYSMGGTGICALCVLIVKDNIEKKLQQRLQNILTGCCQKLKEEKCVLSGGHTCAGNENYVGLAVTGKVKKRRISNVDTPREDCKDKLYKEKRRKGEVNPRKSGTVTSGVRNEEQIGLPEDDLPLVSKEHRDAFERHQMMKENYLFLPKGSGSVKAGDIIITTKMFGFGFIMAAHICKKAKARWIYICLDEMLLSNRKSGLYLLQNNNAKACTDVTGFGILGHLNEMIKCSRREIYFASHMKKKSLHTTSQRKILEGRNKRMDDGENDQVKEPPMNLIGAKINLKSFIVAEGVEECIENNIFSSMYKKNHYLCNNIINLEEASLSERYGLLFDPQTSGGLMAIVERERAHQILADLKNMGYSNCSAVGEIINVQDYKFKGVPINQVSLDDYLDTTNSVYIEC; encoded by the coding sequence ATGAGAATTTGCAAGCAGATTGACCCCGTGATCGACATCGTGATCATCGGTTTTGGCGTGCGGAGCCAACTGTTCGTTGATAAGTTTCTTCGGAAAAATGAGCTCAAGGGAGTAAACATAATAATCATCTGCAAAGACAACTTCGTGTTTTTAGATGACTACGTACAATGTGAAGAGACCTGCAGAGAGAGCTACACGGATGTGtacaatttttgcaaaaacagAAACATACTCTTTATAAATGAAAAGGTGCATTACGTACATACAGAAAGTCGGAGCATCTTTTTTGCTTCAGACAGGAATCCCTTGAATTATGATTTCATGTTGTGCGACTTTGACTTTAAGAGCTCCGATTTGTTTAATACCGACATGTCTCACATGAATATATACCCTTTTCGAAATaagaatttgtttttttatcacGTTCATGTGATGTACTTAGCTCTGATGCAGTCgacaaagaaggaggagaaaagaacTGATGTTCGTCTATATCGTCAGTGCAAAAGAGCGCTCCTTCAGGCGATCCCTTTGAAGAGATTCCTTAACTTCTATTCGTACAATGATAGGTACGTGGACGATATTTTCAGTGTCTACGGGGAGGCGAAGCTTTCCCCTTCGATTAGCGATGGTGGTGCACATATGAGAAGTGAAGTGGCAGCAGGATACCCAATTAATGGGAAGAGTATTTTCGTCGATGCCCCTCTAGAAGGCAACCGCGCAGACGAAGATGCCACCCCCCGTATCCTCCTAATAAGTGATAACAACCCGTTCGGGAAGTGCTTATATTCGGAGATGGATAAGCAGCTACGCAGAATAAGTGCACAGGTTCATTTACTGTACGTTCATGTGGCTTCTtcggagaaggaaaagctaGACTTCCCCTGCAGGGACTACCTACTGGTGAGGGAAATAAGGGgagtaaaagaagagggagaaattaaagaaataaaatttgtgGACATTCATGATAAGGAAATTATAATAAGATATGATGAGTGCATAAACATCACAGGGATGAGATACCCGTCTTATGTATTATCATTTGGAGGAGACGCCACAAAGTGCTTGTCTGTGAATACCTTTTGTCAGTGTACAACAGATGACTATCTTTATCTGCTTAACCAAATAAAGAATTACGATGATTATGCAGTGTGTGAGACCGTTTACCTGAACATATACAACAAGGTGCATGGGAATGAGTACATCAGTATAGAACATGTTAAAGATTACATACTCACAGGGGATGCAGATGATGAATTGGGGGTTTCCTATTTACTACCCCCGACCCCGAACCTCTTTAATCATACTGTAAATTATTCCTACCGAATCGTATCGTACATATTAAGAAGGAGCTACTCATACATATCAAGGAACCGCTTTCTACAAAATGGGGTAGTCTCCATAATGtacagaaaaagggaaatcgAAAAGTACATAAATGGATGCATAGCTAGTGGTGGTAGGGAAGtgttttcctctccttccataagaacatTTTCTCTGCCAATTCTCAAAAGAGCTTCTCACTATGTTGAACTCCTAAGAGGAAGACTTCTTTCGGGAGATAGAACAAACATTCCCATTTATGGACAGAGAGAATCTCACAAGGACGATGAGCCATCTGCTCTAAACCGCAGTGATAGTGGTAGCACTGCGGCGAGTAGAAGTGGAAGCAATAACAGAAATGAGGAAGTATCCATCCGTAAGAAATGTGCACCCAGTGGAAGCTCCcaaagggaaaggagaacAAATTCCTCTCTTCCAGAATACATGTACCGTGCATATGAAGAGGAATATGAAAGGAGATTACTTGTTAGTAAAGAAACGGCCTATCGAGTGTATCaggaagagggagaaaacgGAACAACCATAACGATAATTGTGCAGGATGGCAGTGTTCACAAGGGAACCCCTTCTCACTCCGATACAAAGAGAGAAAAGGTAAATTCATATATTAAAGAAAGTATCGAGAAAATAATTAACCGAAATACATGTGGAGGATGTGGATCAAAGGTTCCTTCAAATGTTCTATCGAATTCATTGAAAGGCTTATCTGTGTACAACTCACCAAATGTGTTCCTAGGAATTGAAGCATGTGATGACTGCTGCATATTTGTACATAGTAAATctaaaaggggagaagaaagCCCTGCACTTGTCCAAACAAtagattttttcaaatcatTTATCGATGATGAATATATATTAGGGGAAATAATTGCCATTCATTGTTTATCTGATGTGTACAGCATGGGAGGAACAGGAATCTGTGCCTTGTGCGTACTGATTGTGAAGGATAACATTGAGAAGAAGCTACAACAGAGATTACAGAATATTTTAACTGGGTGTTGCCAGAAGTTGAAAGAGGAGAAATGTGTCTTGAGTGGGGGTCATACCTGTGCGGGAAATGAGAATTATGTCGGTTTGGCAGTCACGggaaaggtgaaaaagaGGCGTATTTCCAACGTGGACACTCCCAGGGAGGATTGCAAAGATAAACTGTATAAGGAGAAACGCCGAAAGGGAGAGGTAAATCCCCGGAAATCTGGAACGGTCACAAGTGGTGTACGTAATGAAGAACAGATAGGTCTACCCGAGGATGACCTACCCCTTGTTAGCAAAGAACATAGGGATGCATTCGAAAGACACCAaatgatgaaggaaaattaccTATTCCTACCCAAGGGAAGCGGAAGTGTAAAGGCGGGTGACATAATAATTACCACAAAAATGTTCGGCTTCGGCTTCATCATGgctgcacatatatgtaaaaaggCCAAAGCTAGATGGATTTACATCTGCCTTGATGAAATGCTCCTCTCAAATAGGAAGAGTGGGTTATaccttttgcaaaataataATGCTAAAGCTTGCACCGATGTAACTGGGTTTGGAATCCTAGGCCACCTGAACGAAATGATCAAATGCTCTAGGagggaaatttattttgcttcacatatgaaaaagaaatccCTGCACACAACATCACAAAGGAAGATACTTgaagggagaaataaaagaatggaTGATGGAGAAAATGACCAGGTGAAGGAACCTCCCATGAATCTCATCGGAGCAAAGATAAATCTCAAGAGCTTTATAGTCGCAGAAGGAGTTGAAGAGTGCAtcgaaaataatattttctcttccatgTACAAGAAAAATCACTACTTGTGcaataatattataaatttGGAGGAAGCTTCACTGAGTGAGCGCTATGGACTTTTGTTTGACCCGCAGACCAGTGGGGGCCTCATGGCCATTGTGGAAAGGGAGAGGGCCCACCAAATTTTAGCAGACTTAAAGAACATGGGGTACTCCAACTGTTCCGCAGTAGGGGAAATTATAAATGTGCAAGATTATAAGTTTAAGGGGGTACCCATAAATCAGGTTTCTTTGGACGATTATTTGGACACGACGAATTCTGTGTATATAGAATGTTGA
- a CDS encoding SET domain protein, putative produces the protein MADNPNEVEFCCRVIKWQGKNNECKNNQRNERSPKVWLDYYNDVVRDDLKDIKVNTLFNVKRDMLTKRVYPKNKNSALLLHNPFDFSLKKKHNRNEGKSNSGVKSAHCNVSTERKKKIFFEDFVWNNELKRYVKLERIDGRQHKKHGEHAMQSGAPRQGANCGKSIRRSNSCMGLDNRAGPINNQTNGASQQKYTCLSGACALATYQQKNGFAEIPEPPVEESNVRRCFYPGGAQKEYSNGHPGATPNGYPNDHPNGYPNDHPNGYPNDHPNGYPNDHPNGYPHERHRVDPIAARSAGRLDDRSADPSAFLAAYQRGYEGAEPRTYTSSNYNAAVATYPNAPTTDVAHRISEELKTMILEKSQALKNDTMRNNHGENILMVQDEKTGRAKIVANKRIEIGQVIFIEECVLETSILLENLWDTFYSLDNDQKTKLDKICEYMNMGKENRRGTHMHTGVSPRVAEEELPKLVSILTDGSEHTTGKGGGNRTRLISYCRSAENENEKCKRRIAHGTLTGSNFQDGGEEKKKKKSTKGNFVNDLIKFETFTDILKNSFISPKDKTKIMLFQYASLLNHSCFPNASYSYIDINRICFISMRTINRYEEITISLIDELYASIHHRRSKLNEVKNGTCFCNRCSQIIDEERHILCPLCKYSYVRKEIDLKSLKNGYHNGGTNATHLGDASEPSSVGTFQGGVIQTRQTPTQVISTGEKVGTPLGESLPGYTRPTQKKIHLEREEAKISYFSSQSVVEDTRYYSGTANKSEDIITKKNMTKMEKDSEEPSMRSISRTDKAELSKDIQKKMPNARILPWEEDINNRNKVPGVKFNILKFEQSLNIGNILMLIWNTQNERNEIGYCKFQNNEELWICDTCGEEVSSCALPVESEKNFTKEYTVLREIINNYQFDSEYSVDNILNTIERSLVYIIGILGEKHWLYASFNYLMADLCFSLCCYSSDESNWDRYLLKGFNSFQNFLWFIQTRSPHSIHTDLVPLVLKFFLVCIYTCNYKTLYEFARSGFLELIRQKYGPWNIPFICLHLSFEMCYAHINCTLPICREILLVLANMTRVRLFGNLPRS, from the coding sequence ATGGCAGACAACCCAAACGAAGTAGAATTTTGTTGCCGCGTGATTAAATggcaaggaaagaacaaTGAATGCAAGAACAATCAGCGGAATGAAAGAAGCCCGAAAGTCTGGCTCGACTATTACAATGACGTAGTAAGAGATGACCTCAAGGACATAAAAGTGAATACACTATTTAACGTGAAAAGAGACATGCTTACGAAAAGGGTATATCCCAAGAATAAGAATTCCGCTCTATTGCTACATAATCCTTTTGACTttagtttgaaaaaaaaacataaccGAAATGAAGGGAAGAGCAATTCAGGTGTGAAAAGTGCCCACTGTAATGTGAGCACAGAacgcaagaaaaaaatttttttcgaagATTTTGTTTGGAATAACGAGTTGAAGAGGTATGTCAAGTTGGAACGTATAGATGGACGTCAGCACAAGAAGCATGGTGAGCATGCTATGCAGAGTGGAGCCCCTAGGCAAGGCGCCAACTGTGGGAAGAGCATCCGAAGAAGCAACTCCTGCATGGGATTAGACAACCGTGCAGGGCCCATCAATAACCAAACAAATGGAGCGTCACAGCAGAAGTATACTTGTTTAAGCGGTGCATGCGCATTAGCAACATATCAGCAGAAGAATGGGTTCGCAGAAATACCAGAGCCGCCCGTCGAAGAGTCAAATGTGCGACGGTGCTTCTACCCGGGGGGTGCCCAAAAAGAATATTCCAATGGGCACCCCGGTGCTACCCCAAACGGTTACCCAAATGACCACCCAAACGGTTACCCAAATGACCACCCAAACGGTTACCCAAATGACCACCCAAACGGTTACCCAAATGACCACCCAAACGGTTACCCACATGAAAGACACAGAGTTGACCCTATTGCTGCTCGTTCTGCTGGTCGTTTGGATGACCGTTCTGCTGACCCCAGTGCCTTCCTTGCTGCTTACCAAAGAGGATACGAAGGCGCTGAGCCCAGAACTTACACAAGCTCAAATTACAACGCTGCAGTGGCTACCTACCCCAACGCGCCGACAACCGACGTGGCGCATAGAATAAGTGAGGAACTGAAAACCATGATCCTGGAAAAATCACAGGCCCTAAAGAACGACACGATGAGAAACAACCATGGAGAAAATATCTTGATGGTCCAGGATGAAAAAACGGGAAGGGCGAAAATCGTGGCGAACAAAAGGATCGAAATAGGTCAAGTCATCTTTATAGAGGAGTGCGTCCTGGAGACATCCATCCTGCTGGAAAATTTATGGGACACGTTTTATTCGTTGGATAATGATCAAAAAACTAAATTGGATAAAATTTGCGAGTATATGAATATGGGAAAGGAGAATAGGAGGGGgacacacatgcacacagGGGTATCCCCAAGGGTAGCGGAAGAAGAACTACCGAAACTGGTGAGTATACTGACAGACGGTAGTGAACATACAACAGGGAAGGGAGGTGGAAACAGAACACGCCTAATTTCTTACTGCCGAAGtgcagaaaatgaaaacgaaaaatgcAAGAGACGCATAGCACATGGAACactaacaggaagtaacttccaggatggtggagaagagaaaaaaaaaaaaaaatcaacgaAGGGAAATTTTGTAAACGATTTAATTAAATTCGAGACTTTCACAGATATATTAAAGAACTCCTTCATTTCGCCAAaggataaaacaaaaataatgttgTTTCAGTATGCATCCCTTCTAAATCACAGCTGCTTTCCGAACGCTAGCTACTCCTATATAGACATTAACAGGATCTGCTTCATCTCCATGAGGACAATAAATAGATATGAAGAAATTACGATCTCGCTAATTGATGAGCTGTATGCTTCTATCCATCATAGAAGGAGCAAATTAAATgaagttaaaaatggaacatgCTTCTGCAATCGATGTTCACAAATAATTGACGAGGAAAGACACATCCTCTGTCCTCTATGTAAATATTCCTACGTTAGGAAGGAGATAGACCTCAaatctttaaaaaatggatatcATAATGGAGGTACAAATGCAACCCATTTAGGGGATGCGAGTGAACCTTCCAGTGTGGGTACCTTTCAAGGAGGGGTGATTCAAACGAGGCAGACCCCCACACAAGTGATCAGTACAGGAGAAAAAGTCGGTACACCATTGGGGGAATCCCTCCCTGGATATACCCGCCCCacacaaaagaaaattcacctggaaagggaagaagctAAGATATCATATTTCTCTTCCCAGAGTGTCGTAGAGGACACAAGATACTACTCAGGCACAGCTAATAAAAGTGAAGACATTATTACCAAAAAGAACATgacaaaaatggagaaagatTCTGAAGAACCATCCATGCGTAGTATTAGTAGAACCGATAAAGCAGAATTATCCAAAGATATTCAGAAGAAAATGCCAAATGCGAGAATCCTTCCCTGGGAGGAAGATATAAACAATAGGAATAAAGTTCCAGGAGTAAAATTTAATATACTAAAATTTGAGCAGAGCCTAAATATTGGGAACATCTTGATGCTCATTTGGAACACACAAAATGAGAGAAATGAAATTGGATACTGCAAATTTCAGAATAATGAAGAGCTATGGATTTGTGATACTTGTGGTGAAGAAGTTTCTTCATGTGCGCTACCAgtagaaagtgaaaaaaatttcacaaaGGAATATACAGTTTTGAgagaaataataaataacTACCAATTCGATAGTGAATATAGTGTtgataatattttaaatacCATTGAAAGATCCCTTGTTTATATTATTGGCATTTTAGGAGAAAAACATTGGCTATATGCATCGTTTAATTACCTCATGGCAGATTTATGCTTCTCACTCTGTTGCTATAGTTCGGATGAGTCAAATTGGGATAGGTATCTGTTAAAAGGATTTAATTCgttccaaaattttttgtggTTTATTCAGACAAGATCCCCGCATTCCATTCATACAGACCTGGTACCCCTTgtgttgaaattttttcttgtctgTATTTATACGTGCAATTATAAAACCCTTTATGAATTTGCGAGGTCAGGTTTTTTGGAATTGATAAGACAGAAATATGGTCCCTGGAACATTCCCTTCATATGTCTCCATCTTTCCTTTGAAATGTGTTATGCACACATCAATTGCACGCTACCCATATGCAGGGAGATCCTTCTGGTCCTAGCAAACATGACTCGGGTGCGGCTCTTCGGGAATCTGCCCCGTTCATGA